CCTGGGTGTTCAGGAAGACCGCGATCATCTGCCGGGCTTCAGCGACCCCGATGGGGGTGGTGTCGTGGAGCTTATACGCCATCAGCGTTACACCCAGGGAGTCTATCTCCTTAAACTGGTTCTCCAGGAAAAGTTGGACGTTGGGAAAAGAAACGGTATCCGTGCCCGTGGGGACCGCGGAACCCGTACGGTTTTGACAGGCGCCCAACAGGACGCAAACAACGATCAGGACGCGTAGCTTCATCCTGCAAAGGTAAGGGGCGGCGTTGGATTACCGGATGTTCCGGACGATCCCGATCTTAAAGCCGATGTCGTAGAGGTGCTCGCTGATGGGGTAGCTGCTGATAAAGCTCGGCAGCAGTTGATAGCGGAACTGGGGACCGATCTGTAACTCGATGGGACCTTTGTCAAAACGCAGGAAGGTCTCCAGACCGAGGTTTATGTTCCAGGGGCGCATCAGGTTCGGGTACTGCACATAGTGCTCGTAGTCCTCCGACAAAATAAAAGATTTGGAGTTGAGGATATAGCTGGGCTGAAAGGTCCCGGCGACGTTCCAACTGAAGGAGCGGTTGCGGAGTAGCCGGTATTCGGCGCCTATGGGGATGGATAGTTCCACACGCTGGTTGGGGATCCATGTGGCGGCTTGGTCGGGCTGTCCCAGGCCGTTGCTAAAGGTAGAGGTCTGGGAAACCGACCGGGGCGGGATGCCGCCGGTGCCGGAGCCGCCGAGACCCACGTTGACATCCTGGGGCGGGGTGCTGATGGCTTTGGCAGTGTAACGACTGTAATTGAATTGCAGCCCGGCCTTTAAACGGAGACGGCTGGTCAGCGAATAGAGAAGGTCGGCGCCTGCCTCGAACCCTACGGATGCTCTCTGATCTACGAGGTGGTTGATGTCGTACCCGTTGTTATCGACAACGATAAAGCCGAGGTTGGACGTCGTGGTGATGGCCGACCGGCTTTTCAGCACACGGAAGCTGATCGACGGTTCGAAATGGAACAGCCAGCTGTACCGGGAGGGGGCCTTGATGATTTTCAGGGGACTGGAAGAAACGGCCGATGCTTTGTCGGCAATGAGCGCCCCGGCCCTCAACGGCTCGTTGGCGATCATGTGGGAAAGGGCATTGTCGGGACCGGGAGGGGCGCCGGGGCCGGGGGCCGGCGGTTCCACGGACAAGGGTACAGATTTCTCCGGAGCGGGTGCCGGGATTTCGGTTCCTGCGGTTTGCGCCAGCAGTCCAAAGGGTGACCGCGCCGAACCGGCGGTCATCCAGGCAGGGCTTTGCAACAAGTAGTCGCCGGCCGACAAGTAGGTGTTTCCCGTGAGTGAACGGGATTTCCAGGCGCGTGCAGCAGAGGTATTGGTCAAAGAGGCCACGGGGGAAGTAGACCGGCCCGTTAACGGACCGTTGGTTTTCGATGGATGGTGGACGGCGTATACTTTCGAAGGCGGATGCGGATTGTCCTGCATCAGGACGAAAACAGCGGCCAAAATCATCAATGCAAAAGTGCCTCCTCCGATGAAACGCCACTTCCTGCGGGTGTGTAAACGGTGGTAAATACTATTCCATACCCTTTCCGTCGGGTACATTTTGTACTCACCCGTTTTCTCCGTAAGCAGTTGTTCAAAATGGCCTTTTGAGAAATCCTTTTCCATTGTTGTAATGGGTGTTCGATGTTGGTGAAACGGCTCGGGTTATATTATTGTGCAGTCAGCCTCTTATCGGTTTTCTCACTCTTGTCAGATTTTTCAGGGGGTGCCAGGATAATCCTTTTTCGGATGAGGATGTCTTCCAGCATGGCCTTGGCCCTGGTATATTGCGACCGGCTGGTGCTCTCTTCAATGTCCAGCATCTCTGCAATCTCTTTATGGTTGTAGCCTTCTATGGCGAACAGGTTTAATACCGTACGATATCCTATCGGCAGCATGCGGATACACTCAATGACCTGTTTGGCCTGAATGACCGCCGGGACCGCTTCTTCTCTCACAGACAGGTGTTGTGCATACTGTATGTCGACATTCTCACTGAACTTCTTGTTCTTTTTGAGGAGGTTGATACAGGTATGGACGATGATTTTCCTTATCCACCCTTCAAGGGCCCCTTTGTGCTGAAACTGATGAATTTGCGAAAAGATCCGGATAAACCCCTCCTGCAACATGTCTTCTGCATCTTCCCGGTTCTTGGCAAAGCGATAACAAACCGACAGCATTTTAGGACTGTAGCGATTGTAAAATTCCTGCTGGGCAGCTGCATCTTTATGCAGACAACCTTGCAAGAGGACGTCTTCCGTCATGCAGGTAGGTTTAATTACCCGAAATATAGACAAATATTGGCACTTATTTGCTGCGTTCGCCTCCCTTTTTTTACGGATAAAACGGGCCGAACGGTCAGTTCAGAAGAACCTCGCCCGTCATTTCCGGGGGGACCGGCAGACCCAGGACGTGCAAAATGCTGGGGGCTATATCGCCCAATTTGCCGCTCTTCAGGTCGTATTTGGCCGTTTTGTCTATAAAAAACAGGGGAACGAGGTTGAGCGTATGGGCCGTGTTCGGGCTGCCGTCGTCATTGACCATAAAGTCGGCATTGCCGTGATCGGCGGTAAGGAAAATGGAGTAACCATGGGCGAGCCCGGCCTTGACCACCTGTTCGACCGATTGATCGACGGTTTCTACGGCTTTGATGGCGGCTTCCCAAACACCGGTGTGGCCAACCATGTCCGCATTGGCGAAGTTGAGGACGATAAAGTCAGCGCTTTCGGCTTCTATTTCTGCGACGATCGCCCTGGTCACCTCGGGAGCGCTCATTTCGGGTTGGAGGTCGTAGGTAGCCACTTTCGGAGAGGGGATGATGATTCTTTGTTCCCCTTCAAACTCGGCTTCGCGGGTACCACTAAAGAAGAAGGTGACGTGGGGGTATTTTTCGGTCTCGGCGATTCGGATTTGTTTCAGCCCGGCGGCAGCAAGGACCTCGCCCAGCGTATTGGTCAGGTTGTCTGTTTCAAAGACCACATGTACACCCTTGAAGGTTTTGTCGTACTCGGTCATGGTGGTATAATGCAAGGCCAGGTGATGCATGCCTTGCTCCGGGAAGTCCTGCTGGGTAAGCACCTGGGTGATCTCCCGGCAGCGGTCGGTCCTAAAGTTGAAGCACAGAACGGCGTCTCCGTCCTTTATCGTGGTTAGCGGCGCCCCCTTTTCGGTCAGGACGATGGGCTTTATAAATTCATCGGTGACTCCGGCCTCATAAGAAGCCTGCACGGCGGCCATGGGATCGGTCGCATGGGTACCCTCGGCTTTAACCAGGGCGTCGTAGGCGAGTTTTACCCGTTCCCAGCGTTTGTCCCGGTCCATGGCGTAGTAACGCCCGGTGATGGTCGCGATCTTACCGGTGGTTTTGGCGAGGTGCGCCTGAAGGTCGGCTACGTACCCCAGACCGCCCTTGGGATCGGTGTCCCGTCCATCGGTAAAAGCGTGTATAAAGACCTCGTTCAAACCTTCCGACTGGCAAAGGCTGGTGATGGCCTTAAGGTGGTTGATATGGGAGTGAACCCCGCCGTCACTGAG
This region of Dinghuibacter silviterrae genomic DNA includes:
- a CDS encoding outer membrane beta-barrel protein codes for the protein MEKDFSKGHFEQLLTEKTGEYKMYPTERVWNSIYHRLHTRRKWRFIGGGTFALMILAAVFVLMQDNPHPPSKVYAVHHPSKTNGPLTGRSTSPVASLTNTSAARAWKSRSLTGNTYLSAGDYLLQSPAWMTAGSARSPFGLLAQTAGTEIPAPAPEKSVPLSVEPPAPGPGAPPGPDNALSHMIANEPLRAGALIADKASAVSSSPLKIIKAPSRYSWLFHFEPSISFRVLKSRSAITTTSNLGFIVVDNNGYDINHLVDQRASVGFEAGADLLYSLTSRLRLKAGLQFNYSRYTAKAISTPPQDVNVGLGGSGTGGIPPRSVSQTSTFSNGLGQPDQAATWIPNQRVELSIPIGAEYRLLRNRSFSWNVAGTFQPSYILNSKSFILSEDYEHYVQYPNLMRPWNINLGLETFLRFDKGPIELQIGPQFRYQLLPSFISSYPISEHLYDIGFKIGIVRNIR
- the gpmI gene encoding 2,3-bisphosphoglycerate-independent phosphoglycerate mutase, which translates into the protein MSKARVILIIMDGWGLGQKPTADAIRHAKTPFVSSLYGKYPNSTLVTCGEAVGLPDGQMGNSEVGHLNLGAGRIVYQELQRINVAIREGSFQKNPALLASIRYAKENHKPLHIMGLLSDGGVHSHINHLKAITSLCQSEGLNEVFIHAFTDGRDTDPKGGLGYVADLQAHLAKTTGKIATITGRYYAMDRDKRWERVKLAYDALVKAEGTHATDPMAAVQASYEAGVTDEFIKPIVLTEKGAPLTTIKDGDAVLCFNFRTDRCREITQVLTQQDFPEQGMHHLALHYTTMTEYDKTFKGVHVVFETDNLTNTLGEVLAAAGLKQIRIAETEKYPHVTFFFSGTREAEFEGEQRIIIPSPKVATYDLQPEMSAPEVTRAIVAEIEAESADFIVLNFANADMVGHTGVWEAAIKAVETVDQSVEQVVKAGLAHGYSIFLTADHGNADFMVNDDGSPNTAHTLNLVPLFFIDKTAKYDLKSGKLGDIAPSILHVLGLPVPPEMTGEVLLN
- a CDS encoding RNA polymerase sigma factor, translating into MTEDVLLQGCLHKDAAAQQEFYNRYSPKMLSVCYRFAKNREDAEDMLQEGFIRIFSQIHQFQHKGALEGWIRKIIVHTCINLLKKNKKFSENVDIQYAQHLSVREEAVPAVIQAKQVIECIRMLPIGYRTVLNLFAIEGYNHKEIAEMLDIEESTSRSQYTRAKAMLEDILIRKRIILAPPEKSDKSEKTDKRLTAQ